A window of Eucalyptus grandis isolate ANBG69807.140 chromosome 4, ASM1654582v1, whole genome shotgun sequence genomic DNA:
GTGTGAAACACTGGACTAAAGGAGCATTGGTCAAGATTCCGACCTCTCGCAAGTTCATATTGCTCACTCCATACGTGTCTCCATAAATTCTGGCTTTCGAACTTCaaaattctcatttttcatAGCAGCACACGACAACGCTGTGTGGCGTGAACACTTTGCATTAATTTCGTAGCAAAGGACTTGCTTACATGCCATGTCCAAGTCTGTTACAGCTTGCAACTTGTCGATGAAGGCGACTCTATTGCGTGAGTACTACGTGAAACATTAGATTAAACGAGCATTCCTCTCACAAGTTCAAAACCGTCGAGAGGTCCCAATTCCCAATAAAAGTTTCATTGTTACGAATTTAAGTTGTCAAATGAAGAAATGGTTTATTGTTTTAACATTGTAATACTCCTAAGCTAGGTTGGATTTTGGTCTTAATCTAAAATATGGAAATATTCAAATGAGGAGACAAATAGGGGTTTGGATATACTTGAAATAAGGATATCCTGCTctgatatcatgtgagattaACCGTTCTAAATACATAAGCTATCAGATGAAGATATGGTTCATTATCTAAATATTCAAATACAAAATCGTATATATTTCTCGACTATATCGAGTGCAAGCATTCCGTGCGTGTCGATGTTGCGCATCATATCATGTGGAGTTTCACGTGGAACAGGCTCACTCGATTCCGGTGAGGCAGGGGGTGTGTGCCCCCGCGGCGATGGGGTCGTGTGGGGGTGGGGGACCGCCATGTTGCGGCGATCTGGGGAAATGATTAAATGGAGGGCTTTGAGGGGGAGGAGGGAAGAAGGGGGTTGGGTGGGGGTGGGGTCAGGTCACGCACGATATGCCTGCCAcccacgaggcattcccttttGCCCCTTTTTTGACGAGGGCTTTTTTTGtatgtttgattttctctttctttctctctttttcctttttttttttaattttttatttaattttcctcctttttggTTTACTATTTGTTCTTTTGtcttgttctcttttttctttgggttttttttttttttttttttttgcaaccaGGGGGGTTGGTAGGAGGTTGGAGAATGGGATTTTGCTGGGGCTGGACAATGGATTGGGCCGTGGCCCATTTGGTCAAATTGTGTCCGCGTGAGCCACCGCCATCTCTTTTTGGGGAAAACAATGAATGCCCATgtccttggattttttttttttttgccatttgtACTGAactttttgtattattttcgTTGGCGTTTAGTCCCTTCGAAGATAAAGAGTGAGTCCCAAGCTGATGTCCTGCGTAAAACAATCGTAATCACTAGAGAGCATTGCCGGACTCTTGAAAGAGTCGGTCGAGGTTGCCGACCTCACCGCATATTTGGGCGAGGGGGGCAGTGTTCGGGATCAACAGCGCGTGTGCGGCAGAGGGAAGGGTGCTCTGCGAGCGGTGGGGAGGGTTGCAGCCTGCGCCTAGGCACGATAGCGAgaggtacgactttaccaaccTGATTGATGTCAAACAGTTGGCAAAAGTTGAAAGATCGGCATCGTTATAACTCTTTATTGTCGCGTTCGCCTCAGCCTCATTCCGAGCAGGCATCAAAGTACAAAATTACAGGTAACTTTTATGACGATAGGATCCCATACGTAATGTGGCTAAATTGAAGGGCGTCATAAGCTCGTCCGTGCTTTCTAATCCAGGCCCAAGGATGGTCAGCCCACGTTGGCAATTTAATCTTCACGGTTCGGCCACAATCGAGGATTTATATGATCTGTTTGGTGTAATATGGATGGATGAGGCAATCTGAAGAAGGTGAAATGAAGTATATCATGAGTgcatttgtttcgtgaaaaatttgacatatctgaaatgtatttattttccaagaagtcatttaaaaaaatggcaatattttaaaggaatttttgaaatctgaaaatgaacTTGGAAGTATTCCATCATCTGACAAGGataatttacttttattttatttatttcctaaatAGACATGCAATATTCGTGTGGTATAAAAGTTACATGTGCTATATTGTCAAATTTTAGATAAGGCTgtcgaattgaaattttatgacataaatatttttatagattgttaaataatttatttttttctcttatggaaccgaagctctacttatggaaccCATAGGGGACTTGAAGCTCTCAGTACTTCACAAGAGCTAGGGTTTTGGGGCTAGGTCCTAAGGGTGTGCATAGGGGACTCGGGCCTGACCAATGAGGCTCCCAAGCCcaaacatattaaaaaaatactagGTCAAAGCAATTGTTTTGTGTCACAAGAGCTAAATATTGGGGAATTCTTATGTTTTTTCAttggtttatttattaatttaatgatgaaggtgatgtattcaataaagtcttgtttagttgcacttcctttgttttcctgtgTTTGGATGGTGCCTCATTTCACCTCCTTTCATTTGTTTGTGCCACTTGTGATATTTTGCCGAACCTAATGAGGGATATGTCAGTTCATAACTTTAAGAGAGACCCATTTTCCTAAACACTTACTACTCTCCCTCTATATCAACTTATGTACATCCATTCcttcattggttgcatttatagttgcaacaaatgaatttttgttccacttacttaaatttggtttttcttttttttttgctttgatgtcacggccaaaattgtttcgcgccATTATGAACTCGGGCACTAGCATTGAGGACCCAAGCCAAGTactgaaaaatgaggaaaatgttttttgacaTAAAGTTTTTTGAGAAGTAAATGGATTCTAAGTgttaatcaaatttattcaaagcCTCTACTCTAATGTTGCATGCTCAATTTCCAATTGATATCGCTGTGAAAGTTCTCGAGTTCGATTCCTTGCACCTTCTTTCCATCCATTTATAGATTCCTTTCATTATGTCTGATGGGCTTTGACAATTCTTTGCATTGGACTTCATTCTTAGTTTAGAATCGCTAGTAACGTAAGCTGGGAGGGTATGCGATTTAAGATAGGGGTCGAGCATTGTCGAATGATATTATTCAAGTTTGGTATATGGACTATAATCACGTTAAAACTCCAAAGATCGATAAggattttacaaaaagaaacGCCATAATGGTATGTTCCATAGTAACTTAAgattaaggaaaataaaaagtaagacAAATTTAGAAACTTAAATTCTAATGCTGACTTTCTTTCAATATTtggaataattataaaatacaaGTTATAcatatactaatttagttctaaatcttttaattttactatttacttttaataaaaaaattctcaattgaATCgtacatattttaacaatttgtcaatgtagtcattttgactaatattaaaattgctaacatgaaaAATTGCTAGCATATATTATAATTGGTGttgacgttgacaatttttaaaattttcgaatttttcgtatttttttccttttctttttcattttctttcctactAAGTAGAGCGTGAGCCCTCATTTGTTGTCGGCAAGGGATGAAGTACTCTTCTTCCATACTTCTGATGAATTACTCAAGAGATTATGCTCAACTGAATGATGCAAAAATAAGGACTGCCCTCGACCACACTCTCTCCACAAGTCGCCTGTCAAAGACAGAATGAGCAGACAAAATCTACAACGGTTTGGGCTGTGAATGATCCAGGAAGCTGATGAAACTAGGAATGGTTTCAACGACATAAAACCTCTTCGACTTCGCTCTGACAACACCGTACAAACAAGTCTCTTTGATACCGACTAGATGAAACTCTAGTCAATTGTGATGGTATGACGGTGCTCTTGGTGAGGTATGTTCTGGTATTGGTGTTGATGGGAAAATCAAGCCAGTGTCTTCTGGATCTCCAGAGGTAACTAAAGCTGTTAGCCATCAAAGACAGCAGCTTACAAAGAATGAAGGACAGATCCGATCCAATACAGTAGTCGAAGCTGATTTTAGAGATCAGTGGGAAGGAGCAAGGCTTCGTAGCTGGGAAGATGTAGCTACAATCGAAGACATTAAAGCTTTGCTTTCTTGATTTTGTATCTGCAGATGCCAACATAGTTAGAAGGCAGGCATGTGAAAGCGCAGTCTGCTCAGCAATGCAGATGTGCCATTTGATCTTTGACCCCAAAAGAACTCTAATGATGCAAAGTAACATTCCGAATGATGCAACATCGGAAACAGTGAATGGAGCGCTTGTCTTTGCGGATGAACAAGGtccatcattctttttttgCACAGATGCAAGACCCACTTCAGTCCAAATCAAATGCAGCAACACTTTGAATCTCATTCTCGTGCTCAACAAATGGAAGCAAGAGAAACAGACATGCTAATCAAAATAACATCAGGACTACTGCAAAGTCCATGCACTGTCTAAGAACTTGCAAGAAAGTAACACAACCAATTTCATAGATGAACTCAAGAAATGCAGACATGCTAATCAAAATAACATCAGGACTACTGCAAAGTCCATGCACTGTCTAAGAACTTGCAAGAAAGTAACACAACCAATTTCATAGATGAACTCAAGAAATGCATCAAGCCCACGAAACCAACCTACAGATAAAGTATAACACAAGGAGAAGTGTATTGCATCGCAATGCACTGCTTACGCTTCTCAAATAGAAATGCCAAAGGAGCAAAATGTACTAACCTAATGAGTCTAGGAAAGCTCAGAGATCAATCATCAGCATGCAAAATACACAGTGATCATCAGCCCTTGATCGTGGCAAATTTTTGCTTCAGCTCTTATTTAGACACAACAAAATACGAATTTATCAGATGGAAAGGGACAGTACGGTCATCCCATGTGTAGATTAAACAGATGACCAAAGAAATCTTCATTCAAGTACgctcaacccaaaaaaaaacctctGTAAAAAGCTGTATGCAGGAATCAAGAACAGAGTCAAGATGTGGAGTTACTCTGCCATCTACCGCTTCCCACTCATTTCATCCTAGATTTCTATCTGCTTCACCGTCGACCCTTTTCATCCCCAACTCATTTGAATCTCAAAGCACGATTCAAGATCAAGTTTTTTACTGGAATCGGATCATACCCAAATTACGCTCTACTTCTTGCCTCCCTTCTTGGCCGACCCGGTGTTCGTCCTGTGGATCTTCCGCTTCCGGGTGAGGGCGAACTCGCCGAACTTGTGGCCGACCTTGTCCTCGGTGATCTTGGAGCGGACGAAGTTCTTCCCGTTGTAAATCCGCATGGTGGTGTTGACGAACTCCGGCAGGATGGAGGACCGGCGCGACCAGATCTTCTTGTTCGAGAGGAGGTCCCTCCGGTCCTTGATCTTCGACAGGAACGCGTCGACGAAGATGCCCTTCCACAAGGATCGCGTCATTCCTTCGCCTTCGGTTCGGGCCCTTGCTTCCCGGAActgaaagaagaggaaaagaacgaCAACAGAGCCACTGTTCAGCGGCTGAACAGCGAGAAGAGGGTTGAGAGAGAAAGGGCGACGGACCTTGAGtccgacggcgacggcgacggcgacggcgggaagTGGCC
This region includes:
- the LOC108958915 gene encoding ribosomal protein S19, mitochondrial; this encodes MTRSLWKGIFVDAFLSKIKDRRDLLSNKKIWSRRSSILPEFVNTTMRIYNGKNFVRSKITEDKVGHKFGEFALTRKRKIHRTNTGSAKKGGKK